A region of Trichoplusia ni isolate ovarian cell line Hi5 chromosome 21, tn1, whole genome shotgun sequence DNA encodes the following proteins:
- the LOC113504158 gene encoding histone acetyltransferase p300-like isoform X3, producing MDSNRAATCLRCEPEHEMNPEPTRSAWPQSLSPRASPDRLSPRATPGSVSPERYQRSLSSPVRLALEAERIMSEGVRSPLASTATPASIGQLSPCRMHSPPPAHYHPSQMQYGILNRGSGCSVSEFGRVSAYFSMQPPAVPMQLVPVTPPALPARPSTPALPAPDSLALTAPIAQIAPVGDSTLSDNEKCQNAVRSMLCELMATLPLTPSSCGSPVRRARQPLPVRPAPPPPTLTPLPATPPTPDQVYAGYSTRSVSPDLASLNHVDNSRRPPLECDGHETNDTFPLVWLDGTRRDVLRDAATQAHATVNSRCVNDTQERPESTDEWLGGVRALRDSHVRLVLRQLRHIERLNRALDRAVRPPSSPHTPPAAPPAHTKRYNDTKC from the exons ATGGATAGTAACCGCGCCGCTACCTGCCTCAGATGCGAGCCCGAGCACGAGATGAACCCGGAGCCTACTCGCAGCGCTTGGCCCCAGAGCCTGTCGCCGCGCGCCTCTCCTGACCGTCTGTCACCGCGTGCCACTCCCG GATCGGTCAGCCCAGAACGGTACCAGCGCTCCCTTTCCTCACCCGTTCG GTTGGCTTTAGAAGCGGAACGGATTATGTCTGAGGGCGTACGAAGTCCGTTGGCGTCGACGGCCACACCTGCCTCGATTGGGCAGCTGTCTCCGTGCCGTATGCACTCTCCGCCGCCTGCCCATTACCATCCGAGCCAAATGCAGTACGGGATATTGAATCG AGGCAGTGGCTGCAGCGTCTCGGAATTTGGAAGGGTGTCCGCGTACTTCTCGATGCAGCCGCCGGCGGTGCCGATGCAGCTGGTGCCGGTGACACCGCCCGCTCTGCCTGCGCGCCCGTCTACGCCTGCCCTGCCCGCTCCGGACTCGCTCGCGCTCACTGCACCAATCGCTCAAATCGCCCCCGTCGGGGACTCCACACTCTCTGACAAT GAGAAGTGTCAAAATGCAGTGCGGAGCATGTTGTGCGAACTGATGGCGACGCTCCCGCTAACGCCGAGCAGCTGCGGCTCGCcggtgcggcgcgcgcgccagcCGCTGCCGgtgcgccccgcgcccccgccgcccaCTCTCACCCCTCTCCCGGCTACTCCTCCGACACCTGACCAAGTCTATGCTGGATATTCCACTCGCTCCGTTTCACCTGATTTAGCTTCGTTAAATCATGTTGATAACAG CAGACGACCACCGTTGGAATGTGACGGCCATGAGACCAACGACACCTTCCCGCTGGTGTGGCTGGACGGTACCCGCCGCGATGTGCTACGCGACGCTGCCACTCAAGCGCACGCCACCGT GAACTCTCGATGTGTCAACGATACGCAGG AGAGGCCAGAGAGCACTGACGAGTGGCTCGGCGGCGTACGCGCACTGCGCGACTCGCACGTGCGGCTCGTGCTGCGCCAGCTGCGACACATCGAGCGCCTGAACCGCGCGCTGGACCGCGCCGTGCGCCCCCCCTCCTCGCCACACACCCCacccgccgcgccccccgcgcacACCAAGCGATATAATGATACaaaatgttaa
- the LOC113504158 gene encoding histone acetyltransferase p300-like isoform X2, producing MDSNRAATCLRCEPEHEMNPEPTRSAWPQSLSPRASPDRLSPRATPGSVSPERYQRSLSSPVRRLALEAERIMSEGVRSPLASTATPASIGQLSPCRMHSPPPAHYHPSQMQYGILNRGSGCSVSEFGRVSAYFSMQPPAVPMQLVPVTPPALPARPSTPALPAPDSLALTAPIAQIAPVGDSTLSDNEKCQNAVRSMLCELMATLPLTPSSCGSPVRRARQPLPVRPAPPPPTLTPLPATPPTPDQVYAGYSTRSVSPDLASLNHVDNRRPPLECDGHETNDTFPLVWLDGTRRDVLRDAATQAHATVNSRCVNDTQERPESTDEWLGGVRALRDSHVRLVLRQLRHIERLNRALDRAVRPPSSPHTPPAAPPAHTKRYNDTKC from the exons ATGGATAGTAACCGCGCCGCTACCTGCCTCAGATGCGAGCCCGAGCACGAGATGAACCCGGAGCCTACTCGCAGCGCTTGGCCCCAGAGCCTGTCGCCGCGCGCCTCTCCTGACCGTCTGTCACCGCGTGCCACTCCCG GATCGGTCAGCCCAGAACGGTACCAGCGCTCCCTTTCCTCACCCGTTCG CAGGTTGGCTTTAGAAGCGGAACGGATTATGTCTGAGGGCGTACGAAGTCCGTTGGCGTCGACGGCCACACCTGCCTCGATTGGGCAGCTGTCTCCGTGCCGTATGCACTCTCCGCCGCCTGCCCATTACCATCCGAGCCAAATGCAGTACGGGATATTGAATCG AGGCAGTGGCTGCAGCGTCTCGGAATTTGGAAGGGTGTCCGCGTACTTCTCGATGCAGCCGCCGGCGGTGCCGATGCAGCTGGTGCCGGTGACACCGCCCGCTCTGCCTGCGCGCCCGTCTACGCCTGCCCTGCCCGCTCCGGACTCGCTCGCGCTCACTGCACCAATCGCTCAAATCGCCCCCGTCGGGGACTCCACACTCTCTGACAAT GAGAAGTGTCAAAATGCAGTGCGGAGCATGTTGTGCGAACTGATGGCGACGCTCCCGCTAACGCCGAGCAGCTGCGGCTCGCcggtgcggcgcgcgcgccagcCGCTGCCGgtgcgccccgcgcccccgccgcccaCTCTCACCCCTCTCCCGGCTACTCCTCCGACACCTGACCAAGTCTATGCTGGATATTCCACTCGCTCCGTTTCACCTGATTTAGCTTCGTTAAATCATGTTGATAACAG ACGACCACCGTTGGAATGTGACGGCCATGAGACCAACGACACCTTCCCGCTGGTGTGGCTGGACGGTACCCGCCGCGATGTGCTACGCGACGCTGCCACTCAAGCGCACGCCACCGT GAACTCTCGATGTGTCAACGATACGCAGG AGAGGCCAGAGAGCACTGACGAGTGGCTCGGCGGCGTACGCGCACTGCGCGACTCGCACGTGCGGCTCGTGCTGCGCCAGCTGCGACACATCGAGCGCCTGAACCGCGCGCTGGACCGCGCCGTGCGCCCCCCCTCCTCGCCACACACCCCacccgccgcgccccccgcgcacACCAAGCGATATAATGATACaaaatgttaa
- the LOC113504158 gene encoding proline-rich protein 36-like isoform X4 codes for MKFADILCEPEHEMNPEPTRSAWPQSLSPRASPDRLSPRATPGSVSPERYQRSLSSPVRRLALEAERIMSEGVRSPLASTATPASIGQLSPCRMHSPPPAHYHPSQMQYGILNRGSGCSVSEFGRVSAYFSMQPPAVPMQLVPVTPPALPARPSTPALPAPDSLALTAPIAQIAPVGDSTLSDNEKCQNAVRSMLCELMATLPLTPSSCGSPVRRARQPLPVRPAPPPPTLTPLPATPPTPDQVYAGYSTRSVSPDLASLNHVDNSRRPPLECDGHETNDTFPLVWLDGTRRDVLRDAATQAHATVNSRCVNDTQERPESTDEWLGGVRALRDSHVRLVLRQLRHIERLNRALDRAVRPPSSPHTPPAAPPAHTKRYNDTKC; via the exons ATGAAGTTCGCCGATATCCT ATGCGAGCCCGAGCACGAGATGAACCCGGAGCCTACTCGCAGCGCTTGGCCCCAGAGCCTGTCGCCGCGCGCCTCTCCTGACCGTCTGTCACCGCGTGCCACTCCCG GATCGGTCAGCCCAGAACGGTACCAGCGCTCCCTTTCCTCACCCGTTCG CAGGTTGGCTTTAGAAGCGGAACGGATTATGTCTGAGGGCGTACGAAGTCCGTTGGCGTCGACGGCCACACCTGCCTCGATTGGGCAGCTGTCTCCGTGCCGTATGCACTCTCCGCCGCCTGCCCATTACCATCCGAGCCAAATGCAGTACGGGATATTGAATCG AGGCAGTGGCTGCAGCGTCTCGGAATTTGGAAGGGTGTCCGCGTACTTCTCGATGCAGCCGCCGGCGGTGCCGATGCAGCTGGTGCCGGTGACACCGCCCGCTCTGCCTGCGCGCCCGTCTACGCCTGCCCTGCCCGCTCCGGACTCGCTCGCGCTCACTGCACCAATCGCTCAAATCGCCCCCGTCGGGGACTCCACACTCTCTGACAAT GAGAAGTGTCAAAATGCAGTGCGGAGCATGTTGTGCGAACTGATGGCGACGCTCCCGCTAACGCCGAGCAGCTGCGGCTCGCcggtgcggcgcgcgcgccagcCGCTGCCGgtgcgccccgcgcccccgccgcccaCTCTCACCCCTCTCCCGGCTACTCCTCCGACACCTGACCAAGTCTATGCTGGATATTCCACTCGCTCCGTTTCACCTGATTTAGCTTCGTTAAATCATGTTGATAACAG CAGACGACCACCGTTGGAATGTGACGGCCATGAGACCAACGACACCTTCCCGCTGGTGTGGCTGGACGGTACCCGCCGCGATGTGCTACGCGACGCTGCCACTCAAGCGCACGCCACCGT GAACTCTCGATGTGTCAACGATACGCAGG AGAGGCCAGAGAGCACTGACGAGTGGCTCGGCGGCGTACGCGCACTGCGCGACTCGCACGTGCGGCTCGTGCTGCGCCAGCTGCGACACATCGAGCGCCTGAACCGCGCGCTGGACCGCGCCGTGCGCCCCCCCTCCTCGCCACACACCCCacccgccgcgccccccgcgcacACCAAGCGATATAATGATACaaaatgttaa
- the LOC113504158 gene encoding histone acetyltransferase p300-like isoform X1, with amino-acid sequence MDSNRAATCLRCEPEHEMNPEPTRSAWPQSLSPRASPDRLSPRATPGSVSPERYQRSLSSPVRRLALEAERIMSEGVRSPLASTATPASIGQLSPCRMHSPPPAHYHPSQMQYGILNRGSGCSVSEFGRVSAYFSMQPPAVPMQLVPVTPPALPARPSTPALPAPDSLALTAPIAQIAPVGDSTLSDNEKCQNAVRSMLCELMATLPLTPSSCGSPVRRARQPLPVRPAPPPPTLTPLPATPPTPDQVYAGYSTRSVSPDLASLNHVDNSRRPPLECDGHETNDTFPLVWLDGTRRDVLRDAATQAHATVNSRCVNDTQERPESTDEWLGGVRALRDSHVRLVLRQLRHIERLNRALDRAVRPPSSPHTPPAAPPAHTKRYNDTKC; translated from the exons ATGGATAGTAACCGCGCCGCTACCTGCCTCAGATGCGAGCCCGAGCACGAGATGAACCCGGAGCCTACTCGCAGCGCTTGGCCCCAGAGCCTGTCGCCGCGCGCCTCTCCTGACCGTCTGTCACCGCGTGCCACTCCCG GATCGGTCAGCCCAGAACGGTACCAGCGCTCCCTTTCCTCACCCGTTCG CAGGTTGGCTTTAGAAGCGGAACGGATTATGTCTGAGGGCGTACGAAGTCCGTTGGCGTCGACGGCCACACCTGCCTCGATTGGGCAGCTGTCTCCGTGCCGTATGCACTCTCCGCCGCCTGCCCATTACCATCCGAGCCAAATGCAGTACGGGATATTGAATCG AGGCAGTGGCTGCAGCGTCTCGGAATTTGGAAGGGTGTCCGCGTACTTCTCGATGCAGCCGCCGGCGGTGCCGATGCAGCTGGTGCCGGTGACACCGCCCGCTCTGCCTGCGCGCCCGTCTACGCCTGCCCTGCCCGCTCCGGACTCGCTCGCGCTCACTGCACCAATCGCTCAAATCGCCCCCGTCGGGGACTCCACACTCTCTGACAAT GAGAAGTGTCAAAATGCAGTGCGGAGCATGTTGTGCGAACTGATGGCGACGCTCCCGCTAACGCCGAGCAGCTGCGGCTCGCcggtgcggcgcgcgcgccagcCGCTGCCGgtgcgccccgcgcccccgccgcccaCTCTCACCCCTCTCCCGGCTACTCCTCCGACACCTGACCAAGTCTATGCTGGATATTCCACTCGCTCCGTTTCACCTGATTTAGCTTCGTTAAATCATGTTGATAACAG CAGACGACCACCGTTGGAATGTGACGGCCATGAGACCAACGACACCTTCCCGCTGGTGTGGCTGGACGGTACCCGCCGCGATGTGCTACGCGACGCTGCCACTCAAGCGCACGCCACCGT GAACTCTCGATGTGTCAACGATACGCAGG AGAGGCCAGAGAGCACTGACGAGTGGCTCGGCGGCGTACGCGCACTGCGCGACTCGCACGTGCGGCTCGTGCTGCGCCAGCTGCGACACATCGAGCGCCTGAACCGCGCGCTGGACCGCGCCGTGCGCCCCCCCTCCTCGCCACACACCCCacccgccgcgccccccgcgcacACCAAGCGATATAATGATACaaaatgttaa